The DNA sequence tatattataatatacataattgaaATAATCTGAAAAAACTATATTGCTAGACAGCCAAGGTACGTCGCGGGagagttaaaaaagggaaaaactgggtGCATGTGGGTTGCAGGTTTTGGGAGATTAAAGAtagcggggaaaagggagatcTTATTTCAGAGTAGTAGAAAATAGTATagataatttaacaaaaaaactttttaaaggacATTAAGGGAACCACAATAGCTGAAAACATAAAAATTgacatgtatgaaaaaaaaagaggaggaaagaagaagtagaaaaaaaacaattttatagtGGAACTGAAACTCAAGTCCCCCGAGCAGCCCATATTCGCTAATCCCTTCTCTACAGGTCgccagtaaatttttttttcccggttaatGGGGTTGaagatttcttttttgcttttattttcattgcgacataggaaggaaaaaaatatggatacacacatacgcacacaaataccccacacgcccacacacacacacacacacacgcacacacaaacacacacacaccaaaaacacacacacacacacacaccacacacacacacacacacacacacacacaaaaccacacacacgctttcatataattataatcttaaaatttcgcacatatatcaatatactctctctctctccctcaacacacacacactcacactccccgaTGAGGTCCCAAAACAGAAAAAGTGTTTTCCccaaccagaaaaaaatagaccGCCAGCCCCTTTATCACACCGAAAGGACACGGGAGGGGGTAACCTGTCCTAAGTCCCACCCGGAAAATTTTATCTTATGCGGGGCAATGTATAGCATTTGTATGGTAAAGCgatagaatgaaagggaaaagaaatcttTAAGGTAGCGTAGTACccccttatataatattttatatatatatatatatattaaaatatattttatatatatataatatataaataatacatacatacatgataaatatatagtatatatataatataattatatatatatatatataattaatatttatagtgtttgtggtgtgtgtgtgtgtgtgtgtgtgtggggtgtgtgtgttggggtggggggtttgtgtgtgttgtggtgtacacAAAAAAcgttacataacatatatatagatagatagttgaaaaAGATATgtaatacaaatacaacacacataacacacacaccaataataccCGTAATTGCAAATAAGCAATAATCCCAAACCCggcaaaaagggttttgggttggtgggggggggaggggggtgcgggaTAGTGGGTTGGGCGAAAGGGTATTGGAGCGGATGGTgccggaggggggaaaggggggggcaaacCCGGCGCCCAGGagcggatagagagaggaggaggggagggagagggggaaagagatagagatagatacatagagagaagagagagagagaggggaggagagagagagggagagagagaagatagagagagagagaggagagagagagaggagagagagcgaggggaagagagagagagagagagaagggggggggaattaagaaaaaaaaaaaacgagaaaggagaggatcgaaagagaaaagaaagaaagagaggagaaagagaaagggggaaagagagagagagaaacagggagtagtagaagagacagagatagatggatgaagaaaatagatagatagatagatagatagaagagagaggagagagagagagaggagaggagaggggagagaaaaaggagagagagaggagagagagcacccCAGCAACTGTTTGCTAGGGGGCCCCTGAATACCACGCGAGAGGTGAAGGGTCCACCCGAGATGACTGTAAAAAATTTTGCGCCCCTTGTAGTAGGAGGAAACCCCCCGTTATTGTGGAtacttttggtcctttttttttttatttttattttttattatattattttttttgatcacCCATCCAACTCTGTATTGGTGTAGTGAAGGAGTgggaagacagatatatatatatgtaaatatattaaaatatatatataaaatattattatatataaaatataatataatgggaaagggggagggagggagggagggggagaaggaagggggagggagggggaaaaagggagggggagggggggggggggggaaaaggagaggaaggtggattGAGATGTTTGTAGTTCCCCTTTGTTTGGGgactactctctctttctctcccttccccttcccacccttacTTAAACCCTTCCTCTTtcgcccctatcccccccccgcttccccccctctcctcactctataAATTCTATTACTTGCAGAGTGCATGCCTCCAAAGGTCACAAGCGGAAATGAATCAGTGCCAAACCGTAAAGAAAAAGCTCCCAAACACGGGAAACCACCCAAACATCCACTTTCATTATAAAATCTAAAGTCAGCGTAGGccagaaaaaaatcacaactgTCTATCTCCTATTTCGGCaggggataagaaaaacaaaaacatttgaaaaagcTGAAAAAACTGTATGCAGGATgaaaggggaaagtttttaaaatttgactGAATTTTGGTTCATATTAAAACGCCATATCTTTCCAATTTCGagcaaaattcttattttttcaaaactttcaaACATGAAATGCCCCCCAAATAAGCATAACAGCccgcaaaaaacagaaaaaaaacatttggggatAGGGGATAAACTATCCcagaatttctgaaaaaaaacatagcaacCCCCACTCGGACTAAGAACTACACAAGCCCCTGTTTTTTTAAGCATTAAAACCACCACATAAAAAAACTGTcgccttttaattttccccccataACTACTaggtttttaagatttttattgcaaataatttaaaaaaaaacgggagctTTGGGATATGGCAAATACGAAGTTGTGCCCTTGTAAAAACGCTCCGCCCTGTACATGTGGTGCCCCGGATAGATGAACGTTAGTGGAGGCGGTCGTACTGTACGATATGTTGGGCAACTTAACGCATAAACCATACCACGTCTTTTTAATTCATCGACACTATTTACTGTTTGTTGGCCAGTTTTCAGGTTTGaactttgttgattttttatgaAGAAGATGGTGTACAAGATGATACAGTGAATTACTGAGTATTGCTGTGTTTTTTATATCGGGGTTGGGGCTTCACAATATAaaattgtttactttatttttgttttaaaattattatcagctttatttttcccttactcATTATCACAGGCAATTAATGAACAACAACAGCTAAATAAAACCACACCGTTGCACAGTTacataacttaataaaaaaacccaaggaTACAGCGTAGTATATGGCACAACCCTTAGAGGACGGACCATGTTGCTATGCTGGGTGTTCCGCCTACGGTGAGTGATACGGAAGTTCTGGCAGCCACAAGTGAGCGCTGTCTCTAgattggttttttcttttttctcgttttatggTTTTAACTTTGTTTCAGAACTTTATTTACCTGTAAGTTGGCTACTGtcgagataaggaaaatattgttattatggagatttttttttccaatgataATGAGACTGACGAAACAATCTTTGTTACtgctaaaaattttaatttgtaaaaaaattccaaacccATGGTAATAGTAAAGAACATAATCATTACACTTAAAAGAAATGATTTAGGGTTTTGCTAGGACTACTCTCGCATTTTTCCAATGAATTTTCCCTTTATGCCAATAATAGTTAcctgattttatttataaaacacaacGTGTATAAAAAGAGGTTTGGGGATTTTTATCAAACCCTTTCGCAGAATAGGTCTTTGGCAAGTTATCAAATCCCGGGATAGTGACGTTCGTTTTTGGgagtggtgttattattatttcgccCAGTGAGTGTGCGAGGTGTGAGGTAAACGGCCTTGATTGGTGCCAGAATTTATATAACCCGTCAATGAGGGTTGAAAACCCAAAGGTTATGgtatttataaacaataatgaggTCTACTTTCCCCCTCAGTGCTGCAGACGTTCATGTGCACGGGACTCACGTATTCATATaatcgcactcacactcacacccctaTGCGCAAAGCACATCCCACACCCTAAAAGGCACGTGTATACACCCTCTCACACCCATATGCGCACTCATCCTTCAACGATACACACCCAAAATGTTCATGGCGAAGAAAAGTCTTGCTCTGTCTACACCTACCATATAACTAAGAGGGGTGTGCCCagattaacaacaaaaatttatatatataaaatatatatatataattttatatatattatatatatatatatatatgtatgtatgtatgtagtatgtatatgtatatgtatacaccacaacacacacacacacaacacacacacacacacacacaccccacacacacacacacacacaccacacacaaccccaaacacacacatatatatattttatatatatataatatatatattgtgtgggtgtgtgtgtgtgtgtgggtgtgtgtgtgtgtgtgtgtgtgtgggggtggtgtggggtttagtattttagtgtgtgtgttgcgtgcgtgcgtgtgtgtgtgtgtgtgtgtgtgtgtgtgttttgtgtgttgtgtgtgttgtgtgtgtgtgtgtgaatggtttaAAAAACTACTCCGtgttgatacttttttttctttgctttgtcaCATTTTTGATACGTGTACcaaggtagaaaaacccacagtgcaaaaatagattttttaaaaagggacaaaAGTTTCGAAATCCCTGTGAGGAAACCAGGTGATTTCTAATgtgttcattttcaataaatctagttttgggGGTGNNNNNNNNNNNNNNNNNNNNNNNNNNNNNNNNNNNNNNNNNNNNNNNNNNNNNNNNNNNNNNNNNNNNNNNNNNNNNNNNNNNNNNNNNNNNNNNNNNNNTCTTTCTTACTTTATGCAAACTAAAACTGTTTAATattaacttgattttttttctctctctcaaaatgaaATAGGTGTTCCTGACCGATTATATGACatatgaaataaaagtaataccCTATGCAACGgattctttcgaaaaaaaaagaaaaaaaaaaaaatcattaaatttaccttcctatgtaattttattttcactttctatCTGTTGTTAATGAAACTTGATATAAACTGTGTAAGAATTCACCAATGAAAAACAAACtcaaaatatcattttattaaaaaccATCATATTCTGCGTTTATCACAACATTGGACATTTCATCAACCCTAAGTCTCTATAACTCTTCTGCAATATcccttcgtctcttttttttatacacaccctACCTGACTTCCTCCTAAATCATTAGTAAAAAGCATTTCTCAATCTAATTTATTTTGTACAAGGAAAGCCCCCCTATTGCGCGAGCTGAGCTGCCTTCGCCTCCACTTCTGTGACGTCGCCGACCATGTAGAAAGCGGCTTCGGGGAGATTGTCGTAGGTCCCTCCTAAGATTTCTTTGAAACtctgaaatgtttttttgtcCATATTAGGTATGATTAAGATAAATTTGTcatgtaaacatatgtaaaaaaaatcggTAGGATGTCTAATTATTGTATTCTTCTCTTAATTGAAGATctatatcatgaaaaaaattctctatatttaatatatacaaactaaGCATACAACAAACAGTATTTCCATATCTAATAAtatcagagtgagagagagagaaaaaaaaatgtctcgacACAAAAAAACGGACCAGTAGCCTATTCCCAAGACCAAAAGCGACCAAGACGAGAAACTGACCTTTATTGTGTTCTCAAGACTGACGAACTTCCCCTCGTAGCCAGTGAACACCTCGGCGACCTGGAAAGGCTGCGACATGAACTTCTGGATCTTGCGAGCTCTGGACACCGTCAGTTTGTCGTCCTCGGAGAGCTCGTCCATGCCCAGGATGGCGATGATGTCCTGCAAGGATTTGTAGTCCTGCAGAAGGAGAATCGGgtgtgttattaatttttttttattgcttaataTATACGTGGTATTCTTTGtcggtcgggtgtgtgtgtgtgtgtgtgtgtgtgtgtgtgtgtgtgtgtgtgtgtgtgtgtgtgtgtgtgtgtgtgtgtgtgtgtgtgtgtgtgtgtataagtatgtgtataagtatgtatatgtgtatgtgtgtgtgtgagagagagtgagagcgagagtatgagtatgagtacgTGTGTTCTCATTCCTAATATGCCACGCAATCCATCAATCTCTCGACAACAACCCAACGCCCAGCCCAAACACAGCCCAAACACGCAAAACCCAAATCAACAAACCCCCTCGCAGAGGAAAACAAACCTGTAGGATCTTCTGAACGCCTCTGGCCGTCGCGTAGTGCTCCTCGCCGATGATATTTGGGTCCATAATCCTCGACGTGGAATCCAGGGGGTCCACGGCGGGGTAGATGCCGAGCTCGGCGATGCCCCTGGAGAGCACGGTGGTGGCGTCGAGATGGGCGAAGGTCGTGGCGGGGGCAGGGTCCGTCAGGTCGTCCGCTGGCACGTAGATGgcctgaggagggagggggggggatagtctTGTCAATTTGCAGGCATAcgaagaaaaatggggggggggataattgttttactaataataagaaaataatatcagtaacaaaggTAGAAAAGGAAATCAGCGATATTGATactaatacgaataataaaaacACGAAACGAAATAAAACGGGATATTTCGCGCGTCAAGATTTCGTATTCtaactaaataatataaaatgatgatgattaataactacaatattaataataataataataataataataccatcgtcgcattaataaaaatagcaatccTATTATTACTTTAGGAAATGATAAAGAGGACGAGGATGAGAccaatgaagaggagaaaggatggggacaaaaataaacaaataaaaaatatatatatattaataaaaataataaataccacTAACAAAGCTTCAAAAAACTTAAAATCCATCACGCTTCCCGCACCTGCACTGATGTAATGGACCCCTTCTTGGTCGTGGTAATTCGCTCCTGCATGCTGCCCATGTCGGTCGCAAGGGTAGGCTGGTATCCCACCGCCGACGGAATGCGTCCTAGAAGGGCAGATACCTCGGAACCTGCCTGTGTAAATCTGGCAGAGAAGAGACTCGAGTTAGGAAGTCTTGCTTTTGAGTTGTTTGCATTATTCGGTTCTgctttaagaaagaaaaattggtATATCCCTTCGCCCAGTCTCCTATCTAGAAAGGGTAATGAAATTCCAgtagaaaaaacaatgaaaatgtggTATTTGAGTTTAAAAAATGCGAAACATGTAGAGTAGTAGTGTAGTGTAGAGTTATGTACGCATCAgctgattagaataaaaaagagaccCTAGATTTCAGGGTGTTACCAGTATAGTGATGGCGTTCACTGTTGTAATAACAAGATCAAGACAGGATCATCACAAAACAGTATCCTCTCATTTCATAAATAATAGTtaagggaaatgaagaagaagaagaaaaaaacaaaaaaaaaacaaaaacaaaaaaacattcaatGAAAATATTAACCTGAAAATGTTGTCCACAAAGAACAGCACGTCTTGGCCCTCTTCGTCTCGGAAATACTCCGCCACAGTGAGCCCGGTGAGTGCCACGCGAGCTCGCGCACCTGGGGGCTCGTTCATCTGGCCGTACACGAGGGCTACCTGCGTGGTGTTACAGTGTTAGTACCTGTAGCGTTGACCTGAAATGACTAGGGGAATATGCTTGGCGCTCGGGGTAATCGGtttttaatatatgtactatTTTGTTGGAAGAGtataccggttttttttttatgttgacatTTTTGACAAAAATAAAGTTTGTTCTGCACAAGTCCTCATACTAATAGCTACCTATAGATTTTTCAAAAGTCGTTTACTATCTACTGATAAAGAAGATAACATATCCGTATCATTGCTACAATACTATCTATTCAACAATCCACTTCCCTGTACGAGATATATATTGTGGTGATACTGAATAATTAAACTAAATGTCAGGTAATTGTAGGCTCAACCGCTTGTAAATTATTCATAGCTATTCCCGTGAGCCACACATTGGAACAGCTAGAGAACCTTCTAAAAGCACATTACCCAAAAGCTCGTCACTTTCATCTCCCACGCCTGACCACCACATCTTACCTTAGACGTATCATCCTTGAGTGAAATGACTCCGGACTCAATCATCTCATGGTACAGATCATTTCCCTCGCGCGTCCTCTCTCCCACGCCGGCGAAGACAGAGTATCCACCATGAGCTTTGGCCACGTTATTGATGAGCTCCATAATGAGTACGGTTTTGCCCACGCCAGCACCACCGAATAAACCTGGGGGTGTAATGGTGTACGTGAGTTTGATGATTAAGGTCCTTGTGCTTCGAGGATTCGGTGCTTCTTTGCTGTACACTGTGAAATTGTTAGTgggatatttcattatatattagcCACATGGTACAAGGGTACTAGGTCTAGGATACTGGGCAAATAACAGGTGAAGAAAGCGACATATGACAATCGAACTTATATCATTACAGAACTTCCGATAATTTTCAGAGTCTTCTGGGCCTCAAAGAGCTCCAAGTTCTTCAGTCTATCCCAAATTCCCGACCCAGACGCAgtgccatatataaatacacaccaataCATCATCCCCTGTCAACAAACGTCTTCAGATCCGGCGCAACTTACCAATTTTCCCTCCCTTCGAGTAAGGGGCCAGCATGTCCACCACCTTGATGCCCGTCACAAGGATCTCCTGTTCAACACTCATGTCCTCGAAGCTCGGTGCGTCTGCGTGGATGGCGGCGAAGGCGTTGGAGTCGATGGGTCCTCTCTCGTCGATGGGCTCGCCTGCAAGGGGAGGTTggtggtgagagggggagggaaaggaaaggagggaggggaggtaaggagggagggagaggtaaaggaaaggaaagggaagggaagggaaggaaaggaaagagggaagggaaggaaaggaaaggaaaggaaaggaaaggaaaggaaaggaaagggaagggaagggaagggaagggaagggaagggaaggaaaggaaaggaaaggaaagagggagggaaggtaaggagggagggagaggtaaaggaaaagaaatgaaatgaaaggaaaggaaaggaaggaaaaggaaaggaaggagggagagggagtgagggaaggagggggaaggagggggaaggagggggaaggagagggagagagggaaggggagtatggagaagggagggagagagggaaggggagtaaggagaagggagagagggatggaaggagatagagagagagggggggatggaaagggaaagaaggagagagggaaagagggagagagaaaggaagagaggagagggagacacggaaagagagggggagggcggaacgtacggggagggaaagagggagaaggggcgggaaTGAGtgaagataggagagggggagagagagacatacaagaatcgtgttccaaaaaaaaaatcaaaccataaaCATCGCACAAAACCCAAATACCCAAATACCACGTTCTTATAAAACACACGAAACATACACAACCTAACGAGACAGATACCATACCAATCTCTTACCGATAACATTCATGATTCTGCCGAGTGTCGACGGACCAACTGGAATTGAAATGGGACTGCCGGAATCAGTCACAGTTTGTCCACGTATAAGGCCTTCTGTGCCGTCCATGGCAATTGTTCGTACTGTGTTACCGCCTGTGGACAAAGAAAGAATACTAAGTTAGTCTGTTTGCCTTCTTTCGTGAATATGGGAGAACTGACATATCGGAGCGAGTTATAACATTAAATGGTTCCATATATGAACTACATGTAGTCATTAAGGAAGAAAGAATAGGTTGATGATGAAGAAATTAGCATTTCCTTGAAAAGATATCAATAAGTTTTAAACACAATGTCAAATAAAATGTTCAAGTGTTATCAAGCACTCTTAACATTTtgatcgaaaaaaagaaatatatatatatatatatatatatatatatatatatatatatgtatgtatatatataaatatatatatatatatatatatatatatatatatatatatatatatatatatatatatatatatgtatgtatgcatgtatgtatatatatatatatatatatatatatatatatatatatatatatatatatatatatatatgatatatatagagagagagagagagagagagagagggagagagagaggagagagacgagagaaagagaaagtgagagaggagaaagaatgaaagaaagaaagagagagagagagagagaggaggagagagagagaggaggtgaggggggagggagggaggagggagggagggagagagagagagaggaaagagaagagagagatgaaaaaagagagaaaaagagagaaaaagagagagagagaaatgagagagaagagagagaggaaagagagagagagagagaagaggagagagagagagagagagaaagagagagagagaagacgaggggagagagagagagagagagagagagagagagagagagagagagagaaaaaaaagagagagagagagagacacagagaaagagagaggagagagagagagagagtggggagagagagagagacgaaggagaaagagacagacagagagagagaagagagacgaaagaaagagagaagagaggagagagagacgagatgagagagagagagagagagagagagagagagaggaagagagagagagagagagaaagagagagaagagagaaagagaggagaggagagaaaga is a window from the Penaeus monodon isolate SGIC_2016 chromosome 41, NSTDA_Pmon_1, whole genome shotgun sequence genome containing:
- the LOC119598636 gene encoding ATP synthase subunit beta, mitochondrial-like isoform X7, which produces MYRAGALVQRHGRALSTVGRRTLNHSKRSPAGVPALAPVTSFRHVHTTAPAAKKDDKDKRVPRPTLTKRTPTPEVKKAAAKVAGWKDTWDPKKPSSASKAIAAALGKKGGDGKAPEASSAFKGATLKDIIAAQPEILQPAKKRDDSSSSDSDKAPEKAAAAGEKTEAAAPEPVKETAGKEPVKEAEPAAAAPEPAAAAPEPAAAAPEPVKEAEPAVAAAPEPVAAAAEPVPEPVQEAAAAVPESEVSPEALLQQADAAAAAEAAAAAAVAAVEAVSTTPLSEDTGEEPLGKVTAVIGAVVDVQFKGSLPPILNALEVEGRTPRLVLEVAQHLGGNTVRTIAMDGTEGLIRGQTVTDSGSPISIPVGPSTLGRIMNVIGEPIDERGPIDSNAFAAIHADAPSFEDMSVEQEILVTGIKVVDMLAPYSKGGKIGLFGGAGVGKTVLIMELINNVAKAHGGYSVFAGVGERTREGNDLYHEMIESGVISLKDDTSKVALVYGQMNEPPGARARVALTGLTVAEYFRDEEGQDVLFFVDNIFRFTQAGSEVSALLGRIPSAVGYQPTLATDMGSMQERITTTKKGSITSVQAIYVPADDLTDPAPATTFAHLDATTVLSRGIAELGIYPAVDPLDSTSRIMDPNIIGEEHYATARGVQKILQDYKSLQDIIAILGMDELSEDDKLTVSRARKIQKFMSQPFQVAEVFTGYEGKFVSLENTIKSFKEILGGTYDNLPEAAFYMVGDVTEVEAKAAQLAQ
- the LOC119598636 gene encoding ATP synthase subunit beta, mitochondrial-like isoform X6, whose product is MYRAGALVQRHGRALSTVGRRTLNHSKRSPAGVPALAPVTSFRHVHTTAPAAKKDDKDKRVPRPTLTKRTPTPEVKKAAAKVAGWKDTWDPKKPSSASKAIAAALGKKGGDGKAPEASSAFKGATLKDIIAAQPEILQPAKKRDDSSSSDSDKAPEKAAAAGEKTEAAAPEPVKETAGKEPVKEAEPAAAAPEPAAAAPEPAAAAPEPAAAAPEPVKEAEPAVAAAPEPVAAAAEPVPEPVQEAAAAVPESEVSPEALLQQADAAAAAEAAAAAAVAAVEAVSTTPLSEDTGEEPLGKVTAVIGAVVDVQFKGSLPPILNALEVEGRTPRLVLEVAQHLGGNTVRTIAMDGTEGLIRGQTVTDSGSPISIPVGPSTLGRIMNVIGEPIDERGPIDSNAFAAIHADAPSFEDMSVEQEILVTGIKVVDMLAPYSKGGKIGLFGGAGVGKTVLIMELINNVAKAHGGYSVFAGVGERTREGNDLYHEMIESGVISLKDDTSKVALVYGQMNEPPGARARVALTGLTVAEYFRDEEGQDVLFFVDNIFRFTQAGSEVSALLGRIPSAVGYQPTLATDMGSMQERITTTKKGSITSVQAIYVPADDLTDPAPATTFAHLDATTVLSRGIAELGIYPAVDPLDSTSRIMDPNIIGEEHYATARGVQKILQDYKSLQDIIAILGMDELSEDDKLTVSRARKIQKFMSQPFQVAEVFTGYEGKFVSLENTIKSFKEILGGTYDNLPEAAFYMVGDVTEVEAKAAQLAQ
- the LOC119598636 gene encoding ATP synthase subunit beta, mitochondrial-like isoform X8; its protein translation is MYRAGALVQRHGRALSTVGRRTLNHSKRSPAGVPALAPVTSFRHVHTTAPAAKKDDKDKRVPRPTLTKRTPTPEVKKAAAKVAGWKDTWDPKKPSSASKAIAAALGKKGGDGKAPEASSAFKGATLKDIIAAQPEILQPAKKRDDSSSSDSDKAPEKAAAAGEKTEAAAPEPVKETAGKEPVKEAEPAAAAPEPAAAAPEPAAAAAPEPVAAAAEPVPEPVQEAAAAVPESEVSPEALLQQADAAAAAEAAAAAAVAAVEAVSTTPLSEDTGEEPLGKVTAVIGAVVDVQFKGSLPPILNALEVEGRTPRLVLEVAQHLGGNTVRTIAMDGTEGLIRGQTVTDSGSPISIPVGPSTLGRIMNVIGEPIDERGPIDSNAFAAIHADAPSFEDMSVEQEILVTGIKVVDMLAPYSKGGKIGLFGGAGVGKTVLIMELINNVAKAHGGYSVFAGVGERTREGNDLYHEMIESGVISLKDDTSKVALVYGQMNEPPGARARVALTGLTVAEYFRDEEGQDVLFFVDNIFRFTQAGSEVSALLGRIPSAVGYQPTLATDMGSMQERITTTKKGSITSVQAIYVPADDLTDPAPATTFAHLDATTVLSRGIAELGIYPAVDPLDSTSRIMDPNIIGEEHYATARGVQKILQDYKSLQDIIAILGMDELSEDDKLTVSRARKIQKFMSQPFQVAEVFTGYEGKFVSLENTIKSFKEILGGTYDNLPEAAFYMVGDVTEVEAKAAQLAQ
- the LOC119598636 gene encoding ATP synthase subunit beta, mitochondrial-like isoform X3, with product MYRAGALVQRHGRALSTVGRRTLNHSKRSPAGVPALAPVTSFRHVHTTAPAAKKDDKDKRVPRPTLTKRTPTPEVKKAAAKVAGWKDTWDPKKPSSASKAIAAALGKKGGDGKAPEASSAFKGATLKDIIAAQPEILQPAKKRDDSSSSDSDKAPEKAAAAGEKTEAAAPEPVKETAGKEPVKEAEPAAAAPEPAAAAPEPAAAAPEPAAAAPEPAAAAPEPVKEAEPAAAAPEPVKEAEPAAAAPEPAAAAPEPAAAAPEPVKEAEPAAAAPEPVKEAEPAAAAPEPVKEAEPAVAAAPEPVAAAAEPVPEPVQEAAAAVPESEVSPEALLQQADAAAAAEAAAAAAVAAVEAVSTTPLSEDTGEEPLGKVTAVIGAVVDVQFKGSLPPILNALEVEGRTPRLVLEVAQHLGGNTVRTIAMDGTEGLIRGQTVTDSGSPISIPVGPSTLGRIMNVIGEPIDERGPIDSNAFAAIHADAPSFEDMSVEQEILVTGIKVVDMLAPYSKGGKIGLFGGAGVGKTVLIMELINNVAKAHGGYSVFAGVGERTREGNDLYHEMIESGVISLKDDTSKVALVYGQMNEPPGARARVALTGLTVAEYFRDEEGQDVLFFVDNIFRFTQAGSEVSALLGRIPSAVGYQPTLATDMGSMQERITTTKKGSITSVQAIYVPADDLTDPAPATTFAHLDATTVLSRGIAELGIYPAVDPLDSTSRIMDPNIIGEEHYATARGVQKILQDYKSLQDIIAILGMDELSEDDKLTVSRARKIQKFMSQPFQVAEVFTGYEGKFVSLENTIKSFKEILGGTYDNLPEAAFYMVGDVTEVEAKAAQLAQ
- the LOC119598636 gene encoding ATP synthase subunit beta, mitochondrial-like isoform X5, whose protein sequence is MYRAGALVQRHGRALSTVGRRTLNHSKRSPAGVPALAPVTSFRHVHTTAPAAKKDDKDKRVPRPTLTKRTPTPEVKKAAAKVAGWKDTWDPKKPSSASKAIAAALGKKGGDGKAPEASSAFKGATLKDIIAAQPEILQPAKKRDDSSSSDSDKAPEKAAAAGEKTEAAAPEPVKETAGKEPVKEAEPAAAAPEPAAAAPEPAAAAPEPAAAAPEPAAAAPEPVKEAEPAAAAPEPVKEAEPAAAAPEPAAAAPEPVKEAEPAVAAAPEPVAAAAEPVPEPVQEAAAAVPESEVSPEALLQQADAAAAAEAAAAAAVAAVEAVSTTPLSEDTGEEPLGKVTAVIGAVVDVQFKGSLPPILNALEVEGRTPRLVLEVAQHLGGNTVRTIAMDGTEGLIRGQTVTDSGSPISIPVGPSTLGRIMNVIGEPIDERGPIDSNAFAAIHADAPSFEDMSVEQEILVTGIKVVDMLAPYSKGGKIGLFGGAGVGKTVLIMELINNVAKAHGGYSVFAGVGERTREGNDLYHEMIESGVISLKDDTSKVALVYGQMNEPPGARARVALTGLTVAEYFRDEEGQDVLFFVDNIFRFTQAGSEVSALLGRIPSAVGYQPTLATDMGSMQERITTTKKGSITSVQAIYVPADDLTDPAPATTFAHLDATTVLSRGIAELGIYPAVDPLDSTSRIMDPNIIGEEHYATARGVQKILQDYKSLQDIIAILGMDELSEDDKLTVSRARKIQKFMSQPFQVAEVFTGYEGKFVSLENTIKSFKEILGGTYDNLPEAAFYMVGDVTEVEAKAAQLAQ